One genomic segment of Desulfocapsa sulfexigens DSM 10523 includes these proteins:
- a CDS encoding MlaC/ttg2D family ABC transporter substrate-binding protein, which yields MIRKRLVFLLVYFVIFCAHVAVASSSPTDSLRPTLEGVIDVIRDPNLAGVDHKKVRREKVMAIATRGFDFTEMSKRALGATWRDLSQEERQYFEELFTKLLENAYIGKLEGYSGQEIVYQDERIKGNRAAVATIVKSSDTAPFSVSYVMLQSGSDWLVYDLNIEGVSFLRNYSEQFKSILRKDKFAGLVKILEEKNETFEKEESN from the coding sequence ATGATTAGAAAGCGATTGGTGTTTCTTCTGGTATATTTTGTTATCTTTTGCGCCCATGTTGCTGTGGCCTCTTCCAGTCCCACGGATTCTTTAAGACCCACCCTTGAAGGGGTGATTGATGTTATTCGTGATCCGAACCTTGCAGGTGTTGACCACAAGAAGGTGAGACGTGAAAAGGTGATGGCTATTGCAACCAGGGGGTTTGATTTCACCGAGATGTCTAAACGTGCTCTGGGAGCGACCTGGAGAGATCTGAGTCAGGAAGAGCGCCAGTATTTTGAAGAACTTTTCACTAAGCTTCTTGAAAATGCCTATATCGGAAAACTTGAAGGGTACTCCGGGCAGGAGATAGTCTATCAGGATGAAAGGATAAAAGGAAACAGGGCTGCTGTTGCAACCATTGTAAAGAGCAGTGATACCGCACCTTTTTCGGTAAGTTACGTGATGCTTCAAAGCGGCAGTGATTGGCTGGTCTATGACCTTAATATAGAAGGGGTCAGTTTTCTCCGTAATTACAGTGAACAGTTTAAATCAATTCTAAGGAAGGATAAATTTGCCGGATTGGTGAAAATACTTGAAGAAAAAAATGAGACTTTTGAAAAAGAGGAAAGCAACTAG
- a CDS encoding ABC transporter ATP-binding protein: protein MNDISIEFKEVAKAFVRDNGSRQVILDNVSFSIPAGKTTVIAGGSGQGKSVTLKLILGLMQEDSGHIFVGGDEITGIRGGKLKELRTRFGVLFQGSALFDSMTVFENVALPLKERTNKTDSDIKKQVLSSLEQLELLGHENKFPAQLSGGMKKRAGLARALQLKPEIMLFDEPTTGLDPVMTQEIYQLFAKTQEQIGYTSVIVSHDIPKVFNLADQVIVLHNGEVEAFPSPEAIQWSSKPHIRKFVETTMGEIYQSHLVEQ, encoded by the coding sequence ATGAATGATATTAGCATAGAATTTAAAGAGGTTGCAAAAGCCTTTGTTCGCGATAACGGCAGTAGGCAGGTTATTCTCGATAATGTGAGTTTTTCAATTCCAGCTGGTAAAACAACTGTTATCGCAGGGGGTAGTGGACAGGGGAAAAGTGTCACCTTGAAACTTATTCTTGGTCTCATGCAGGAAGACAGTGGGCATATATTTGTCGGAGGTGATGAAATAACCGGAATTCGAGGAGGTAAGCTTAAGGAATTGCGCACTAGATTTGGTGTCTTGTTCCAAGGGTCTGCGCTTTTCGATTCCATGACCGTTTTTGAAAATGTTGCTCTCCCACTTAAGGAGAGAACAAATAAAACCGACAGTGACATAAAAAAACAGGTGTTGTCCAGTCTTGAGCAGCTCGAGTTGCTCGGTCACGAGAACAAGTTTCCGGCGCAGCTCAGCGGTGGTATGAAGAAAAGAGCTGGGCTGGCAAGGGCTCTACAGCTGAAACCTGAGATTATGCTCTTTGACGAGCCAACCACAGGTCTTGATCCGGTGATGACTCAGGAGATTTATCAGCTGTTTGCAAAAACTCAGGAACAGATTGGCTACACATCTGTTATTGTAAGCCATGATATTCCCAAAGTTTTCAATCTCGCTGATCAGGTGATCGTTCTCCATAACGGGGAAGTGGAGGCTTTTCCCTCTCCTGAAGCGATACAATGGTCCAGTAAACCCCATATTCGTAAATTTGTGGAAACCACAATGGGTGAAATTTATCAGAGTCATTTGGTGGAACAATGA
- a CDS encoding YceD family protein produces MEILLADSAAKKNSLTVKELIQFSDIEPELNAEVVAKFLVSQREGNIYSLDGSLIAAVVTCCDRCTNTVELNFEQEFSYQLRVEEEPQMAAEYGFGEEDCDVVYLKESVVESGDILREQLLLALPTTCLCSDTCKGLCDRCGINLNEKQCKCKETNEDSPFAILKKLQKN; encoded by the coding sequence ATGGAAATTCTACTTGCCGATAGTGCTGCAAAGAAAAACAGTCTTACTGTGAAAGAATTGATTCAATTTTCAGATATTGAACCTGAATTGAATGCTGAAGTAGTTGCCAAGTTTCTGGTTAGTCAACGGGAGGGAAACATATACAGTCTGGATGGCAGTCTTATCGCTGCCGTTGTCACATGTTGTGATCGCTGTACCAATACGGTTGAACTTAACTTTGAGCAGGAGTTTTCTTATCAGCTGCGAGTAGAAGAAGAACCACAAATGGCAGCTGAGTATGGCTTTGGCGAAGAAGACTGTGATGTTGTATATCTCAAGGAGTCCGTTGTTGAAAGTGGAGATATCCTGAGAGAACAGCTGTTACTAGCCCTGCCAACTACTTGTTTATGTAGTGATACATGTAAGGGCTTATGTGATCGTTGTGGGATCAATTTGAATGAAAAGCAATGCAAGTGTAAGGAGACTAATGAAGATTCTCCTTTTGCTATATTAAAAAAATTACAGAAAAATTAG
- a CDS encoding Crp/Fnr family transcriptional regulator yields MERFLTRIGLSDENASHELVSLFTEKKVVGGDILFNYNDPAEELFFLIEGHLAVHKYTGFLEKTQVIALIDPGAIVGECAILQQHKRSTRVTAIQDSKLLCLTKNNFVKFQEAFPEVANAILQYLLSIVSLRLEKTSERLARIL; encoded by the coding sequence GTGGAAAGGTTCCTGACCCGTATTGGCCTCTCGGACGAAAATGCTTCCCATGAGCTTGTCTCTCTATTCACTGAGAAAAAAGTAGTGGGTGGTGACATCCTTTTTAATTATAATGATCCTGCTGAGGAATTGTTTTTTTTAATAGAGGGGCATCTTGCTGTTCATAAATATACTGGCTTCTTAGAAAAGACCCAGGTGATCGCCTTGATCGACCCAGGAGCTATCGTGGGCGAATGCGCTATTTTGCAGCAGCATAAGCGAAGTACCCGAGTGACGGCAATTCAGGACAGTAAGCTTTTGTGCCTCACAAAAAATAATTTTGTAAAATTCCAGGAAGCATTTCCGGAAGTTGCGAATGCAATCCTCCAGTATCTACTTTCTATTGTCAGTCTCCGTCTTGAAAAGACCTCGGAGCGTCTAGCTCGCATTTTGTAG
- the mlaD gene encoding outer membrane lipid asymmetry maintenance protein MlaD, which produces MKNSVEFLVGLFMIAGFTAFGYLALQLGEVSLFSDSKNYTIVAQFDNISGVKKGASVQVAGVVVGQVDKIWLDGTGVANIALKLSKDVELATDSMASVKSQGLIGDKFIALSLGGDEESFKDGDILTDTESAVDIESLISKFAFGDVK; this is translated from the coding sequence ATGAAAAACAGCGTAGAATTTTTGGTAGGTCTTTTTATGATTGCAGGCTTTACAGCATTTGGGTATCTGGCTCTGCAGCTTGGCGAAGTTTCTCTCTTCAGTGATAGTAAAAACTATACTATAGTTGCTCAGTTTGACAACATATCAGGTGTGAAAAAAGGTGCTTCTGTGCAGGTGGCAGGTGTGGTTGTAGGCCAGGTCGACAAAATCTGGCTTGATGGTACCGGTGTGGCTAATATAGCCTTGAAACTCTCAAAAGATGTTGAACTCGCCACCGACTCCATGGCTTCAGTCAAATCCCAGGGGCTTATCGGTGATAAGTTTATTGCTCTGAGCCTTGGCGGAGATGAAGAATCTTTTAAAGATGGTGATATTCTTACTGACACAGAGTCTGCAGTAGATATTGAATCTCTGATCAGTAAATTCGCCTTTGGTGATGTGAAATAA
- a CDS encoding MlaA family lipoprotein yields MYPKIIILFTLLLLLCCSFGCSQKGSAVAFQDVVIEDDEVPVDKMDMLLNDDFFDEEKVVEQIYYDPLEPMNRVFFEFNDKLYYWFLSPLNTAYTAILPWDIRFSIGNFVNNLAAPIRLVNNLLQLKIKDAGVEISRFLINSTLGVFGFGDPAMLDFGLAPREEDFGQTLGYWGVGEGVYLCVPIIGPSNVRDLVGFTADAYTHPMVYYIDELYVSAGYYAGSRVNLLSLNPEVYEDLKKYSLDPYVSMRQVYLEYRRKKIDDNPMQRRSDNEL; encoded by the coding sequence TTGTACCCTAAAATTATAATTCTTTTTACTCTATTGCTACTCTTGTGCTGCAGTTTTGGCTGTTCCCAGAAAGGTAGTGCTGTAGCTTTTCAGGATGTAGTCATTGAAGATGACGAGGTGCCGGTTGATAAAATGGATATGCTCCTGAATGATGATTTTTTCGATGAGGAAAAAGTCGTAGAACAGATTTATTATGATCCGCTTGAGCCTATGAATAGGGTCTTTTTCGAGTTTAATGATAAGCTCTATTACTGGTTTCTGAGTCCATTGAATACTGCTTACACCGCTATCTTACCCTGGGATATACGTTTTTCTATTGGAAATTTTGTGAATAATCTTGCTGCGCCTATTCGTCTGGTGAACAATCTCCTCCAGTTGAAAATTAAGGATGCAGGGGTTGAGATATCCCGTTTTTTGATTAACTCCACACTGGGCGTTTTTGGCTTTGGTGATCCTGCCATGCTTGACTTCGGTCTTGCACCCAGAGAAGAGGATTTTGGTCAAACCCTTGGATACTGGGGGGTTGGCGAAGGTGTTTATCTCTGTGTGCCGATCATTGGGCCATCGAACGTCCGTGACCTGGTGGGGTTTACCGCAGATGCTTACACCCACCCCATGGTGTATTATATAGATGAACTCTATGTGAGTGCCGGGTATTACGCGGGGAGCAGGGTTAATCTGCTGTCTCTCAATCCTGAAGTATACGAAGATTTGAAAAAATATTCATTGGATCCTTATGTTTCCATGAGACAGGTCTATCTTGAATATCGCAGGAAAAAAATTGACGACAACCCAATGCAACGCAGAAGTGATAATGAGTTGTAA
- the rpmF gene encoding 50S ribosomal protein L32 encodes MALPKRRHSRSRTRKRRSHDALTAPGLNKCSECGEAKMPHRICPSCGMYKGRSVYSLDAEIE; translated from the coding sequence ATGGCTCTGCCCAAAAGAAGACATTCCCGTTCCCGTACTAGAAAAAGAAGATCCCACGATGCTTTGACCGCACCAGGACTCAACAAGTGTTCAGAATGTGGTGAGGCTAAAATGCCCCATCGCATCTGCCCAAGTTGTGGTATGTATAAGGGTCGTTCCGTTTATAGTCTGGATGCCGAAATAGAGTAG